The proteins below are encoded in one region of Streptomyces roseirectus:
- a CDS encoding molybdopterin-dependent oxidoreductase: MKPEPPEETPAGDGTPIGRRVLLGTLGLGALGVAAAPVLQRGMESVLGTIAGKDPTGLTGLLPNGGGFRYYSVTSSVPHKNDTNYRLTVDGLVDRPATYTLPDLRAMPQTRMVKDVQCVTGWRVPDTPFEGVRLSHLLDAAGVRAKAGAIRFTCFDGAYTESLTLAQARRADVLVALRMQDKDLGHAHGGPVRLYVAPMYFYKSAKWLSGITVTEDVEPGYWEERGYDVDAWVGKSNGRDDDPTA, translated from the coding sequence GCAGGCGACGGCACCCCCATCGGCCGCCGTGTCCTCCTCGGCACCCTCGGTCTCGGCGCCCTGGGCGTGGCCGCCGCGCCCGTCCTGCAGCGCGGCATGGAATCCGTGCTCGGCACGATCGCCGGCAAGGACCCCACGGGCCTCACCGGCCTCCTCCCGAACGGCGGCGGTTTCCGCTACTACTCGGTGACCTCGTCCGTCCCCCACAAGAACGACACGAACTACCGCCTCACCGTCGACGGCCTGGTGGACCGCCCCGCGACGTACACCCTCCCCGACCTGAGAGCCATGCCCCAGACCCGCATGGTGAAGGACGTCCAGTGCGTCACCGGCTGGCGCGTGCCCGACACCCCCTTCGAGGGCGTACGCCTCTCCCACCTCCTGGACGCGGCGGGCGTCCGGGCCAAGGCCGGCGCGATCCGCTTCACCTGCTTCGACGGCGCCTACACCGAGAGCCTGACCCTCGCGCAGGCCCGCCGAGCCGACGTCCTGGTCGCCCTGCGGATGCAGGACAAGGACCTGGGCCACGCCCACGGCGGCCCCGTCCGCCTGTACGTCGCCCCGATGTACTTCTACAAGTCCGCCAAGTGGCTCTCAGGTATTACGGTCACCGAGGACGTCGAACCCGGCTACTGGGAGGAACGCGGCTACGACGTCGACGCCTGGGTCGGCAAGTCGAACGGACGCGACGATGACCCCACCGCCTGA
- a CDS encoding cytochrome b/b6 domain-containing protein, with the protein MTPPPDTLTPTTSGVPRFTRAERWIHRTTAFLMGVCVVTAGCLYLPELAELVGRRELVVRVHEFAGLALPVPVLAGLFSRPFRKDLGHLNRFGPHDRRWLRAALRRDRHPASRPAAKFNAGQKIYAAWVAGATLVMLGTGLLMWFTHLTPLMWRTSATFVHDWLALTLGIVLAGHIGMALADPESRHGMRTGRVSPDWALREHPLWRPDERP; encoded by the coding sequence ATGACCCCACCGCCTGACACCCTCACGCCGACGACGTCCGGCGTCCCCCGCTTCACCCGCGCCGAGCGGTGGATCCACCGCACGACCGCCTTCCTCATGGGCGTCTGTGTCGTCACCGCCGGCTGCCTCTACCTCCCCGAACTCGCCGAACTGGTGGGCCGCCGCGAACTCGTCGTCCGCGTCCACGAGTTCGCGGGCCTCGCGCTTCCCGTCCCGGTCCTGGCCGGCCTCTTCTCCCGCCCCTTCCGCAAGGACCTCGGCCACCTGAACCGCTTCGGCCCCCACGACCGCCGCTGGCTGCGCGCCGCCCTGCGCCGCGACCGGCACCCCGCCTCGCGCCCGGCCGCCAAGTTCAACGCAGGCCAGAAGATCTACGCCGCCTGGGTCGCCGGCGCCACCCTGGTCATGCTCGGCACCGGCCTCCTCATGTGGTTCACCCACCTCACCCCGCTCATGTGGCGCACCAGCGCCACCTTCGTCCACGACTGGCTGGCCCTCACCCTCGGCATCGTCCTCGCCGGCCACATCGGCATGGCCCTCGCCGACCCCGAATCCCGCCACGGCATGCGCACCGGCAGGGTCAGCCCCGACTGGGCCCTGCGCGAACACCCCCTGTGGCGTCCCGACGAACGGCCGTGA
- a CDS encoding L-idonate 5-dehydrogenase gives MLSCVIHGQGDLRVEELTPVEAGPGQALVAVRYGGVCGSDLHYWRHGRVGDFRLKEPMVLGHEVVGTALSGPFSGQAVAVHPATPCGVCPECADGRRNVCRDTRYLGSAARTPHVQGGFAARIAVPREQLRVLPDGLGLRRAALAEPLSVALHAVRRAGEVRGRHVLVTGAGPIGCLVVAAAKAAGAARVTVTDLLPAALEFGRVAGADAAVRADDPSDPGWPLEVDVAVEASGVAAGLDTCLRLVRRGGVVVQLGMLPSGRSPFAGNLVVSREIELRGAFRFDTEFDEALQLLAAQPSFDGLVSAVVPVAQAESAFELAADRGRSCKVLLDFGGFGG, from the coding sequence ATGCTGAGTTGTGTCATCCACGGTCAAGGGGACCTGCGCGTCGAGGAGTTGACGCCGGTCGAGGCCGGACCCGGGCAGGCGCTGGTCGCCGTCCGCTACGGCGGGGTCTGCGGTTCCGACCTGCACTACTGGCGGCACGGCAGGGTCGGTGACTTCCGGCTCAAGGAGCCGATGGTGCTGGGTCACGAGGTCGTCGGGACGGCGCTGTCGGGGCCGTTCTCCGGGCAGGCGGTCGCCGTGCACCCGGCCACGCCCTGCGGGGTCTGTCCGGAGTGCGCGGACGGGCGGCGCAACGTCTGCCGGGACACCCGGTACCTGGGCAGCGCGGCGCGGACGCCGCACGTGCAGGGCGGGTTCGCGGCCCGGATCGCCGTTCCGCGGGAGCAGTTGAGGGTGCTGCCGGACGGGCTCGGGCTGCGCCGGGCCGCTCTCGCGGAACCCCTCTCCGTCGCACTGCACGCCGTGCGGCGGGCCGGGGAGGTGCGCGGGCGGCACGTGCTGGTGACCGGGGCCGGGCCGATCGGGTGCCTGGTGGTGGCCGCCGCGAAGGCCGCCGGGGCCGCGCGGGTGACGGTGACCGATCTCCTGCCCGCCGCGCTGGAGTTCGGGCGGGTCGCGGGCGCGGACGCCGCCGTCCGGGCCGACGATCCGTCAGATCCCGGCTGGCCTCTGGAGGTTGACGTCGCCGTCGAGGCGTCCGGCGTCGCCGCCGGGCTCGACACCTGCCTCCGCCTCGTCCGGCGCGGCGGGGTCGTCGTCCAGCTCGGCATGCTGCCGTCCGGCCGCAGCCCCTTCGCCGGGAACCTCGTCGTCAGCCGCGAGATCGAGCTGCGCGGGGCGTTCCGCTTCGACACCGAGTTCGACGAGGCCCTTCAACTCCTCGCCGCCCAGCCGTCGTTCGACGGGCTGGTGAGCGCGGTGGTGCCGGTCGCGCAGGCCGAGTCCGCGTTCGAGTTGGCGGCCGACCGGGGGCGGTCCTGCAAGGTGCTGCTGGACTTCGGGGGCTTCGGGGGGTGA
- a CDS encoding SDR family oxidoreductase, with protein sequence MSHPLFDITGRTALVTGSSRGIGLALARGLAEAGCTVVLNGRDGERLAEAARKLPGKVHTAVFDVTDGPSVAAGIKDVEERVGPLDILVNNAGMQLRAPLLEFTDSDWHRVLDTNLTSAFLVGREAARYMTARGHGKIVNICSLQSEVVRPGIAPYAATKGALKMLTKGMCADWGPSGVQVNGLGPGYIETELTQALVDDEEFSAWVRRRTPAGRWGRTEDLVGGVLFLASPAADFVSGQILYVDGGMTSVL encoded by the coding sequence GTATCGGCCTGGCGCTCGCCCGGGGTCTCGCGGAAGCGGGCTGCACGGTCGTCCTCAACGGGCGTGACGGCGAGCGGCTGGCCGAGGCGGCGCGGAAGCTGCCCGGCAAGGTCCACACGGCCGTGTTCGACGTCACTGACGGTCCGTCAGTCGCCGCCGGGATCAAGGACGTCGAGGAGCGGGTCGGTCCGCTCGACATCCTCGTCAACAACGCGGGGATGCAACTGCGGGCGCCGCTCCTGGAGTTCACCGACTCCGACTGGCACCGCGTGCTCGACACCAACCTCACCAGCGCGTTCCTGGTGGGCCGCGAGGCCGCCCGGTACATGACGGCGCGCGGGCACGGGAAGATCGTCAACATCTGCTCGCTGCAGAGCGAGGTCGTGCGGCCCGGTATCGCGCCGTACGCGGCGACCAAGGGCGCGCTGAAGATGCTGACGAAGGGCATGTGCGCGGACTGGGGGCCGTCCGGCGTCCAGGTCAACGGGCTCGGGCCCGGGTACATCGAGACGGAGCTGACCCAAGCCCTCGTGGACGACGAGGAGTTCAGCGCCTGGGTGCGCCGGCGGACGCCGGCCGGGCGGTGGGGGCGGACCGAGGACCTGGTGGGCGGGGTGCTGTTCCTCGCCTCGCCGGCGGCGGACTTCGTCAGCGGGCAGATCCTGTATGTCGACGGCGGCATGACGAGCGTGCTGTGA